The following coding sequences lie in one Oryza brachyantha chromosome 10, ObraRS2, whole genome shotgun sequence genomic window:
- the LOC102701304 gene encoding beta-carotene 3-hydroxylase, chloroplastic-like isoform X1: MAVARLVVVTPAVLLARTARVSPSVPRLLFSGRRALTAPARAVLGDGTNGGGGVEGAVVEDGAGAARRAARKRSERRTYLAAAVMSSLGFTSMAAAAVYYRFAWQVEGGDVPATEMVGTFALSVGAAVGMEFWARWAHRALWHASLWHMHESHHRPRDGPFELNDVFAIANAAPAISLLAYGLLNRGLIPGLCFGAGLGITLFGMAYMFVHDGLVHRRFPVGPVENVPYFRRVAAAHQIHHTDKFDSVPYGLFLGPKELEEVGGTEELDKEIKKRIRRKEAMDAIG; the protein is encoded by the exons ATGGCCGTCGCGAGGCTGGTGGTCGTCACCcccgccgtcctcctcgcccGCACCGCGCGCGTCTCGCCGTCGGTGCCGCGGCTGCTGTTTTCAGGGCGCCGCGCGCTGAcagcgcccgcgcgcgccgttCTGGGAGACGGGACgaatggcggtggcggcgtggaGGGCGCAGTGGTGGAggacggcgcgggcgccgcccggcgcgcggcgcggaaGCGGTCGGAGCGGCGGACGTacctcgcggcggcggtgatgtcCAGCCTCGGGTTCAcgtccatggccgccgccgccgtctacTACCGCTTCGCGTGGCAAGTGGAG GGTGGCGACGTTCCGGCGACGGAAATGGTCGGCACGTTCGCGCTGTCGGTGGGCGCCGCG GTGGGGATGGAGTTCTGGGCGCGGTGGGCGCACCGGGCGCTGTGGCACGCGTCGCTGTGGCACATGCACGAGTCGCACCACCGCCCGCGCGACGGCCCGTTCGAGCTTAACGACGTCTTCGCCATCGCCAACGCCGCCCCGgccatctccctcctcgcctACGGCCTCCTCAACCGCGGCCTCATCCCCGGCCTCTGCTTCGGCGCG GGGCTCGGGATTACGCTGTTCGGGATGGCCTACATGTTCGTCCACGACGGCCTGGTCCACCGGCGCTTCCCCGTCGGGCCCGTCGAGAACGTGCCCTACTTCCGGCGAGTGGCCGCCGCTCACCAG ATACACCACACGGACAAGTTCGACAGCGTGCCCTACGGCCTCTTCCTCGGACCCAAG GAGCTGGAGGAGGTGGGCGGGACGGAGGAGCTGGATAAGGAGATCAAGAAGAGGATCAGAAGGAAAGAGGCCATGGACGCCATCGGATGA
- the LOC102714406 gene encoding protein PAM68, chloroplastic: MAAVLHQTALQPPQTTTRPHLWTHNPMANLSPPHVALPKRRRAPLRRLHAAGSGGAIGSSAVTDTETATTKPPSKKTSRKEKQRMRRQEKEQEQKQMLLESLAVKNGGEGGEEDDDELPQPVFDRILRRIMFMVGVPMASGVGLLNLYGALERDQGVAVPFWLPLLTILFAFGTSALGIAFGTLSASWDPEKEGSLLGLEEARANWPVLWKEEIEKANKKK, translated from the coding sequence ATGGCAGCCGTGCTCCACCAGACAGCTCTCCAGCCACCTCAAACCACCACGAGACCGCACCTATGGACGCATAACCCCATGGCCAACCTCTCGCCGCCTCACGTGGCGCTCCCCAAGCGCCGACGAGCCCCACTCCGGCGGCTACATGcagccggcagcggcggcgccatcggCTCCTCCGCCGTCACGGACACCGAGACCGCCACCACCAAACCACCTTCCAAGAAGACGAGCCGCAAGGAGAAGCAGCGGATGCGGCGTCAGGAGAAGGAGCAGGAGCAGAAGCAGATGCTGCTGGAATCCCTGGCCGTCAagaacggcggcgagggcggcgaggaggacgacgacgagctgcCGCAGCCGGTGTTCGACCGCATCCTCCGCCGGATCATGTTCATGGTCGGCGTCCCCATGGCGTCCGGCGTCGGGCTGCTCAACCTGTACGGCGCGCTCGAGCGCGACCAGGGCGTCGCCGTGCCGTTCTGGCTGCCGCTGCTGACCATCCTCTTCGCCTTCGGCACGTCGGCGCTGGGGATCGCCTTCGGGACGCTGTCGGCGAGCTGGGACCCGGAGAAGGAAGGGTCGCTGCTCGGGTTGGAAGAGGCCCGGGCCAACTGGCCCGTGCTGTGGAAGGAAGAAATCGAGAAGGCCAACAAGAAAAAATGA
- the LOC102714127 gene encoding transcription repressor OFP8-like, producing MKTMTLRRGGGGIRIKKKARGFMCGGCGCSNSKAVSISDGSDNDKQSPMATPPANTSSTTTTTTTGSAGNKTTASSAAPGRSSFSASYDDYVDTDTSVGSTPSVAALLRQLGELERSVLSLQGAVTDGRGAKNDGRGGSRRHRRAVSDGGGGGSGRVEESVAVVKESADPLADFRRSMLQMIVEKEIVGGAELRELLHRFLSLNSPHHHHVILRAFAEIWEEVFAGYERTPDFLVSHRKTKKKQLPPISYAAADDDDMHWNAA from the coding sequence atgaagacgaTGACactgcggcgcggcggcggcggcatacGCATCAAGAAGAAGGCCCGCGGCTTCAtgtgcggcggctgcggctgctccAACTCAAAGGCCGTCTCCATCTCCGACGGCTCCGACAACGACAAGCAGTCGCCCATGGCCACGCCGCCAGCGAATACGTCGAGTACTACCACCACTACGACCACGGGGAGCGCCGGGAACAAGACGACGGCTtcgtccgccgcgccggggCGGTCCTCGTTCTCTGCTTCCTACGACGACTATGTCGACACCGACACCAGCGTGGGGAGCACGCCCAGCGTGGCCGCGCTCCTGCGGCAGCTCGGCGAGCTCGAGCGGAGCGTCCTGTCACTGCAGGGCGCGGTCACCGATGGCCGCGGCGCCAAGaacgacggccgcggcggcagcaggcGGCACAGGCGGGCTGTAAGtgacggaggaggcggcgggtcAGGGAGGGTGGAGGAGAGCGTGGCGGTGGTGAAGGAGTCGGCCGACCCGCTGGCCGACTTCCGGCGGTCCATGCTGCAGATGATCGTGGAGAAGGAGATCGTGGGCGGGGCCGAGCTCCGGGAGCTCCTCCACCGCTTCCTGTCCCTCAACTCGCCGCATCACCACCACGTCATCCTCCGCGCCTTCGCGGAGATCTGGGAGGAGGTCTTCGCCGGCTACGAGCGCACGCCGGACTTCCTCGTCTCCCACCGCAagacgaagaagaagcagcTCCCGCCGATCtcctacgccgccgccgatgacgACGACATGCACTGGAACGCCGCCTAA
- the LOC102700466 gene encoding C-terminal binding protein AN-like, with product MLHGPAQSPPPAAAAAGGGGEPLVVTLNCLEDPSMEQEVLAGAAAVEHAPLSALSAGRVEAAAAVLVTSLAFLPRAAQRRLRPWQLVLCLGSPDRAADAAVAAELGLRLVHVDANRSEEVADTVMALFLGLLRRTHLLSRHASSSSAPPAGWLGSVQPLCRGMRRCRGLVLGIVGVNAAARCLATRSLAFSMGVLYFDPLYEATGKTKRPSIVFPSAARRMDTLNDLLTASDLVSLHCALTNDTTHILNAERLQHIKPGAFIVNTGSCQLIDDCALKQLLIDGTIAGCALDGAEGPQWMEAWVREMPNVLILPRSADYSEEVWMEIREKALAVLQSFFYDGVVPNNALSDEEEEISEAGCEDDQLAKQAKEQIYDGGQQTDESQLTLECDKRRIISHSEEPQTSVQSQNIVPRSEGRRSRSGKKGKKRPARRRSQQKRDGLSTLEGGSNYSSRMDDDTVMSGKDQVLSSSSRFASPEDSKIKLRSSAESPMEIISENKLTAGLSIKPLERLKDGFVVALRTRDNSGFHVARQKVAGGSWYLDVVSKATKRDPAAQFLVTFGNKDTMGLRSFVAGGKLLQVNKNMDLVFVSYSFEVSESWTLEGSLLDCCKLINRKNPSVLLEVYIEILAAVSEDDGVTRWLD from the exons ATGCTGCACGGCCCGGCCcaatccccgccgccggcggccgccgccgccggcggcggcggggagccgCTGGTGGTGACGCTCAACTGCCTGGAGGACCCGTCGATGGAGCAGGAGGTgctcgcgggcgcggcggcggtggagcacGCCCCGCTCTCGGCGCTGTCCGCCGGGCGcgtcgaggccgccgccgccgtgctggtCACCTCGCTCGCGttcctcccgcgcgccgcgcaGCGGCGGCTCCGCCCCTGGCAGCTGGTGCTCTGCCTCGGGTCGCCCGACCGCGCCGCggacgccgccgtggccgcggAGCTCGGGCTCCGCCTGGTCCACGTCGACGCCAACCGCTCCGAGGAGGTGGCCGACACCGTCATGGCGCTcttcctcggcctcctccgccgcaccCACCTGCTGTCCCGCCacgcctcgtcctcctccgcgcctCCCGCCGGGTGGCTCGGCTCCGTCCAGCCGCTCTGCCGCGGAATGCGCCGCTGCCGTGGGCTGGTGCTTGGTATCGTCGGAGTTAACGCCGCCGCGCGATGCCTTGCCACCCGCAGCCTCGCGTTCAGTATGGGCGTGCTCTACTTCGATCCGCTCTATGAG GCTACTGGGAAGACAAAGCGGCCTTCTATTGTATTTCCTTCTGCTGCCAGAAGAATGGATACTCTCAATGATTTATTGACAGCAAGTGATCTTGTTTCCCTTCACTGTGCATTAACAAATGATACTACTCATATACTCAATGCTGAGCGCCTGCAGCACATAAAGCCTG GAGCTTTCATAGTCAATACTGGTAGCTGTCAACTGATAGATGACTGTGCACTCAAACAACTCTTAATTGATGGCACTATAGCTGGGTGTGCATTAGATGGTGCTGAAGGTCCACAGTGGATGGAAGCATGG GTGCGTGAAATGCCGAATGTATTAATTCTTCCTCGAAGTGCAGATTACAGTGAAGAAGTGTGGATGGAAATCAGGGAGAAAGCACTCGCGGTATTGCAATCCTTTTTCTATGATGGTGTTGTTCCAAACAATGCTCTTtctgatgaagaagaagaaataagTGAAGCTGGATGCGAAGATGATCAGCTAGCTAAACAGGCAAAAGAACAGATTTATGATGGTGGACAGCAGACAGATGAGAGTCAGTTAACTTTAGAATGTGACAAGAGAAGAATCATTTCCCACTCTGAGGAGCCCCAAACTTCAGTGCAGTCTCAAAATATTGTGCCCAGATCAGAAGGAAGGCGCAGCCGATCtggaaagaaagggaaaaagagaccTGCTCGCCGCAGATCACAGCAGAAAAGGGATGGATTATCAACTTTAGAGGGTGGAAGTAATTATTCTTCACGTATGGATGATGATACTGTAATGAGTGGCAAGGATCAAGTGTTAAGTTCTAGTTCACGATTTGCTTCCCCTGAGGATTCCAAGATTAAGCTGAGGTCATCTGCCGAGTCACCGATGGAAATaatttctgaaaataaattgacTGCAGGACTTAGTATAAAACCACTCGAGAGGTTGAAAGATGGCTTTGTTGTCGCCCTTAGGACCAGAGATAATTCAGGGTTTCATGTTGCAAGACAAAAGGTTGCAGGAGGTAGCTGGTACCTTGATGTTGTGTCAAAAGCTACAAAGAGGGATCCTGCTGCTCAGTTTCTAGTCACTTTTGGAAACAAG GATACTATGGGCTTGCGATCTTTTGTTGCTGGGGGCAAGCTATTACAG GTTAATAAGAATATGGATCTTGTATTTGTGAGTTATTCTTTTGAGGTCTCTGAGAGCTGGACGCTGGAGGGGTCCTTACTGGACTGCTGCAAGTTGATCAATCGCAAAAATCCTTCG GTTCTATTGGAGGTCTATATTGAGATACTCGCAGCTGTGAGTGAAGATGATGGCGTCACTAGATGGCTGGATTGA
- the LOC102701028 gene encoding protein SAR DEFICIENT 4: protein MAAPPPPPPANPFVYIDAAALHSVLPFPSLISHLRAGLPAFSAGIQCPHRVSFPLPTAPSASLLLMPSWSAHPSLPYLALKAVTSFPSNSPRLPSVHAAVSLFDSASGVPLASLDGSALTLLRTAAVSALAASLLASPSRPPATLALAGAGALAPYLAEAHLSALPSISRILIWNRTRAKSAALAAKLRGAHPGVAVEEADSIDEAVSVADVVSCATGSQEPIVRGELLKPGAHLDLVGSFTPAMRECDDEALRRGRVFIDFEAAMQEAGELVGALQRGVLRREDVVGTLSELAAGSVEGRRSDDEITVFKSVGTAVVDLLAAQLAYETYISSTASTP from the coding sequence atggccgcgccgccgccgccgccgccggcgaacccGTTCGTCTACATCGATGCGGCGGCGCTCCACTCCGTCCTCCCCTTCCCGTCCCTGATCTCCCACCTCCGGGCGGGGCTCCCCGCCTTCTCCGCCGGCATCCAGTGCCCGCACCGCGTCTCGTTCCCGCTCCCCACCGCGCCCTCCGCCTCACTCCTCCTCATGCCATCCTGGAGCGCGCACCCCTCGCTCCCCTACCTCGCGCTCAAGGCCGTCACCTCCTTCCCCTCCAACTCcccgcgcctcccctccgtccacgccgccgtctccctctTCGACTCCGCCTCCGGCGTCCCCCTCGCCTCCCTCGACGGCTCCGCGCTCACCCTcctccgcaccgccgccgtgtccgcgctcgccgcgtcCCTCCTGGCGTCTCCCTCCCGCCCGCCCGCCACCCTCGCGCTCGCGGGCGCTGGCGCCCTCGCGCCCTACCTCGCCGAAGCCCACCTCTCCGCTCTCCCATCCATCTCCCGAATCCTCATCTGGAACCGCACCAGGGCCAAatccgccgcgctcgccgccaagCTCCGTGGCGCGCACCcgggcgtcgccgtcgaggaGGCGGACAGCATAGACGAGGCGGTGTCCGTGGCGGACGTCGTGAGCTGCGCGACGGGGTCGCAGGAGCCGATCGTGCGCGGGGAGCTCCTGAAGCCGGGGGCGCACCTGGACCTGGTGGGGTCGTTCACGCCGGCGATGAGGGAGTgcgacgacgaggcgctgcggcgCGGGAGGGTGTTCATCGACTTCGAGGCGGCGATGCAGGAGGCCGGAGAGCTAGTGGGCGCGCTCCAGCGCGGCGTGCTTCGGAGGGAGGACGTGGTCGGAACACTCTCGGAGCTGGCCGCCGGGAGCGTGGAAGGGCggcgcagcgacgacgagatcACAGTGTTCAAGTCCGTCGGGACGGCGGTGGTCGATCTCTTGGCGGCGCAGCTCGCCTACGAGACTTACATTTCTTCAACCGCATCAACTCCATAA
- the LOC102700745 gene encoding probable serine/threonine-protein kinase At1g01540 produces MHEMGQPNREASTAPPPPPRAAMATRGKPAPAPPPPPARAVAKAPPRQRQPHPPPRPPPPPPHALHRQHKQQGGTTSSAWSVGYINARLSQRTPVLGLRLWVLVAAGAAAAFLVALLVIICLCRRCRRRSRRCPRLAPSPHHGSMRSLKYQAQQPMQEKDVEEAVRWHPPPFEPPIEVIKAEQKAPLIVVEPARTSGETATSSGESTRDWSTESGGSDAEPEASRRGWGRRYSRRELEEATNGFAAGNVLGEGGYGVVYKGVLRDNTAVAIKNLHNNRGQAEKDFRVEVATIGRVRHKNLVSLLGYCSEGACRMLVYEYMENSNLDKWLHHGDDEISPLTWDIRMHILLGTARGLAYLHEGLEPKIVHRDVKSSNILIDRHWNARVSDFGLAKLLCSERSYVTTRVMGTFGYVAPEYARTGMLNERSDVYSFGVLIMEIITGRTPVDYTRPTEEVNLVEWLKLMVAERRVEKVVDPRLPEMPPPKVLKRAVLAALRCVDPDGSQRPTMGHVVHMLEDDLKFRDELQLARDLSPHASDSYEHEL; encoded by the exons atgcatgagaTGGGCCAACCAAACCGAGAAGCTTCCAcggctccgcctccgcctccgcgcgcggccatggcgacccGGGGGAAgccggcgcccgcgccgccaccgccacccgcaCGAGCCGTGGCCAAGGCACCCCCGCGCCAACGCCAGCCCCACCCGCCGcctcgaccgccgccgccgccgccgcacgcgctCCATCGTCAGCACAAGCAGCAGGGGGGGACGACGTCGTCCGCGTGGAGCGTGGGGTACATCAACGCCAGGCTCTCGCAGCGCACCCCGGTGCTCGGCCTCCGCCTCTgggtcctcgtcgccgccggcgccgcggcggcattCCTCGTCGCGCTCCTCGTTATTATCTGCCTctgccgccgttgccgccgccgcagccggagGTGCCCCCGCCTCGCCCCGAGCCCGCACCACGGGAGCATGAGGTCCCTCAAGTACCAGGCGCAGCAGCCAATGCAGGAGAAGGACGTCGAGGAGGCCGTCCGCTGGCACCCGCCGCCGTTCGAGCCGCCGATAGAGGTCATCAAGGCGGAGCAGAAGGCACCCCTGATCGTTGTGGAGCCAGCGAGGACGAGCGGAGagacggcgacgagcagcgGCGAGAGCACGCGCGACTGGAGCACCGAGAGTGGCGGCAGCGACGCGGAGCCTGAGGCGTCGCGGCGAGGGTGGGGCCGGCGGTACAGTCGCCGGGAGCTGGAGGAGGCCACCAACGGGTTCGCCGCCGGGAACGTGCTCGGCGAGGGCGGCTACGGTGTGGTCTACAAGGGCGTTCTCCGCGACAacaccgccgtcgccattAAGAATCTGCACAACAACAG GGGTCAGGCAGAGAAAGATTTCAGGGTGGAAGTCGCGACGATTGGGCGTGTTCGGCACAAGAATCTGGTCAGCTTGCTGGGGTATTGTAGTGAGGGAGCTTGCAG GATGCTTgtatatgaatatatggaGAACAGCAATCTTGATAAGTGGCTGCACCACGGTGACGATGAAATTAGTCCGCTGACCTGGGATATCAGAATGCATATACTTCTGGGAACAGCTAGAGG TTTGGCCTACCTTCACGAAGGCCTGGAACCCAAGATTGTTCACCGAGACGTCAAATCCAGCAACATTCTTATCGACCGGCACTGGAACGCCAGAGTGTCAGATTTTGGGCTGGCCAAGCTCCTGTGCTCGGAGAGATCCTACGTTACAACTCGCGTCATGGGAACATTTGG GTACGTTGCGCCAGAGTACGCGAGAACTGGAATGCTAAACGAGAGGAGCGATGTCTACAGCTTCGGGGTGCTCATCATGGAGATCATCACAGGCAGAACTCCTGTGGATTACACTAGGCCAACAGAAGAG GTGAACTTGGTTGAGTGGCTGAAGCTGATGGTCGCCGAGAGGAGAGTTGAGAAGGTGGTGGACCCCAGGCTGCCGGAGATGCCGCCACCCAAGGTGCTGAAgcgcgccgtcctcgccgcgctccggTGCGTCGACCCCGACGGCAGCCAGCGACCAACCATGGGGCACGTCGTCCATATGCTCGAAGACGACCTCAAATTCAGAGAC GAGCTGCAGCTTGCCCGGGATCTGTCGCCGCACGCTTCCGACAGTTACGAACACGAGCTGTAA
- the LOC102701304 gene encoding beta-carotene 3-hydroxylase 1, chloroplastic-like isoform X2, producing the protein MAVARLVVVTPAVLLARTARVSPSVPRLLFSGRRALTAPARAVLGDGTNGGGGVEGAVVEDGAGAARRAARKRSERRTYLAAAVMSSLGFTSMAAAAVYYRFAWQVEGGDVPATEMVGTFALSVGAAVGMEFWARWAHRALWHASLWHMHESHHRPRDGPFELNDVFAIANAAPAISLLAYGLLNRGLIPGLCFGAIHHTDKFDSVPYGLFLGPKELEEVGGTEELDKEIKKRIRRKEAMDAIG; encoded by the exons ATGGCCGTCGCGAGGCTGGTGGTCGTCACCcccgccgtcctcctcgcccGCACCGCGCGCGTCTCGCCGTCGGTGCCGCGGCTGCTGTTTTCAGGGCGCCGCGCGCTGAcagcgcccgcgcgcgccgttCTGGGAGACGGGACgaatggcggtggcggcgtggaGGGCGCAGTGGTGGAggacggcgcgggcgccgcccggcgcgcggcgcggaaGCGGTCGGAGCGGCGGACGTacctcgcggcggcggtgatgtcCAGCCTCGGGTTCAcgtccatggccgccgccgccgtctacTACCGCTTCGCGTGGCAAGTGGAG GGTGGCGACGTTCCGGCGACGGAAATGGTCGGCACGTTCGCGCTGTCGGTGGGCGCCGCG GTGGGGATGGAGTTCTGGGCGCGGTGGGCGCACCGGGCGCTGTGGCACGCGTCGCTGTGGCACATGCACGAGTCGCACCACCGCCCGCGCGACGGCCCGTTCGAGCTTAACGACGTCTTCGCCATCGCCAACGCCGCCCCGgccatctccctcctcgcctACGGCCTCCTCAACCGCGGCCTCATCCCCGGCCTCTGCTTCGGCGCG ATACACCACACGGACAAGTTCGACAGCGTGCCCTACGGCCTCTTCCTCGGACCCAAG GAGCTGGAGGAGGTGGGCGGGACGGAGGAGCTGGATAAGGAGATCAAGAAGAGGATCAGAAGGAAAGAGGCCATGGACGCCATCGGATGA